A region from the Bacillus sp. Marseille-P3661 genome encodes:
- a CDS encoding acyl-CoA dehydrogenase family protein, with amino-acid sequence MTMSTLTSTDFLKKAVALAKQFSVDAAERDKAGGTAKIQKDAIRESGLLNILIPKKYGGEGQTWSTVLQVVREIAKTDASVAHLYGYHFLQLVTPHLCCSLEQKEFFYRESARGNWFWGNCFNPLDKRLIGKKDGDSIILNGTKTFSTGSQDADRLLLSWVWEADGQEIGAAAIPITRAGVNVHDDWDGIGQRQTDSGTVTFENAIVYPDEILDRTYSDSSVFATLDAVLSQIILANVFVGIAEGALADAKSYTKEKTRAWKASGVSKATADPYILRRYGDFWIQLQAAISLVDKAGNKVDGAWERGHDLTKEERGEVVLHTGSANAFASTVGLEITSGIFEVMGARSAAGEYGFDRYWRNIRTHTLHNPLEYKRKNIGNWYLNDEYPAPGAYS; translated from the coding sequence ATGACCATGTCAACGCTAACGAGTACAGATTTTTTAAAAAAGGCAGTGGCCTTGGCGAAACAGTTTTCTGTTGATGCAGCAGAGCGCGACAAGGCTGGTGGCACGGCTAAAATACAAAAGGATGCCATAAGGGAAAGTGGCCTACTGAACATTTTGATTCCAAAAAAATATGGAGGAGAGGGGCAAACCTGGTCCACGGTCCTGCAAGTTGTTCGTGAAATTGCTAAAACGGACGCCTCTGTCGCGCATTTATATGGCTATCATTTCCTACAGCTGGTGACGCCACACTTATGCTGCTCATTAGAACAAAAAGAATTTTTTTATCGTGAATCCGCACGTGGAAATTGGTTTTGGGGAAATTGTTTTAATCCACTGGATAAGCGTTTAATCGGAAAAAAGGATGGAGACAGCATAATTTTAAACGGAACGAAGACGTTTAGTACAGGTTCACAGGACGCGGATCGACTCTTACTATCCTGGGTTTGGGAGGCTGACGGTCAAGAAATAGGAGCGGCAGCGATTCCAATCACCCGAGCAGGCGTCAATGTTCATGATGACTGGGATGGAATCGGTCAAAGACAAACAGATAGCGGAACAGTTACATTCGAAAATGCTATTGTTTATCCAGACGAAATCCTAGATCGAACATATTCTGATTCCTCAGTCTTTGCAACGTTGGATGCGGTGCTATCGCAAATTATTTTAGCTAATGTATTTGTTGGAATTGCCGAAGGAGCTCTTGCGGATGCAAAATCCTACACAAAAGAGAAGACTAGAGCTTGGAAAGCGTCTGGAGTTTCTAAAGCAACAGCAGACCCTTATATATTAAGAAGATATGGCGATTTTTGGATTCAACTACAAGCTGCGATTAGTTTAGTAGATAAGGCGGGGAATAAAGTCGATGGCGCTTGGGAAAGAGGGCACGATTTAACTAAGGAAGAGCGTGGAGAGGTTGTACTCCATACTGGTTCTGCCAATGCGTTTGCAAGCACGGTAGGTTTAGAGATTACAAGTGGAATCTTTGAGGTGATGGGCGCAAGGTCCGCAGCGGGTGAGTATGGGTTTGATCGTTATTGGAGGAATATCCGCACACACACCTTACACAACCCATTAGAATACAAGCGAAAAAATATCGGGAATTGGTACTTAAATGATGAATATCCAGCACCTGGTGCTTATTCATAA
- a CDS encoding sugar ABC transporter substrate-binding protein produces the protein MRINNWLKGIIFTLLLLLVSACNVQLGGGDGTADTDAPPKTNDEHIDVETISTEFTGVADGQPVPSLEGKNIGVAVIGTTHNFDRQAYQGQIDRIKELGGNPIPVDGERNDQKHIADIENLLTQKPDAIIKELGDTAVYEPVMKKVHDAGIPIFTIDHPSPYSITNHLSDNYYIGESLARKMFEDIGGEGTIVVFNGFSGVRVCEIRYDMMKYVAQDYPGIKFIEPELQDIIPGTVEDARKKIQDLLVKYPNKGDIDAVWAAWDLPSIGAAQAIDAAGRSEINVYGVDAEPAAIELVADPNSSLTADVAQKPYKIGQAAVDTVARYLAGLDVPKSVYIETELITKDNAEEYLAEIKE, from the coding sequence ATGAGAATAAACAATTGGCTTAAGGGTATTATTTTTACTTTACTTTTACTACTAGTTTCAGCATGTAATGTCCAACTTGGTGGTGGTGATGGTACAGCAGACACAGATGCACCACCAAAAACAAATGATGAACACATAGATGTGGAAACTATTTCAACCGAGTTTACAGGTGTGGCAGATGGGCAGCCAGTACCGTCATTAGAAGGAAAGAATATCGGAGTGGCTGTCATTGGAACAACACATAACTTTGATCGTCAAGCATATCAAGGGCAAATTGACCGCATTAAAGAATTGGGTGGAAATCCAATCCCAGTTGATGGAGAGAGAAATGACCAAAAACATATAGCTGACATTGAAAACTTACTCACTCAAAAACCGGATGCGATTATTAAGGAGCTGGGTGATACCGCAGTGTATGAGCCAGTGATGAAAAAAGTACATGATGCCGGGATCCCAATTTTTACGATTGATCATCCTAGTCCATACAGTATTACGAACCACTTATCTGACAACTATTACATTGGAGAGTCACTAGCTAGAAAAATGTTTGAAGATATTGGTGGGGAAGGAACCATTGTTGTCTTTAATGGTTTTAGTGGGGTGCGTGTATGTGAAATTCGCTATGACATGATGAAGTACGTTGCCCAAGATTATCCAGGCATTAAATTTATTGAACCTGAGTTACAGGATATCATACCAGGAACAGTCGAGGATGCAAGAAAGAAAATTCAAGACTTATTAGTAAAATATCCAAACAAAGGCGATATTGACGCTGTTTGGGCTGCATGGGATTTACCAAGTATTGGTGCTGCACAAGCGATTGATGCAGCTGGTCGATCTGAAATTAATGTATATGGTGTCGATGCTGAACCTGCAGCAATAGAGCTTGTTGCCGATCCAAATAGCTCACTGACAGCTGATGTGGCACAAAAGCCATACAAAATAGGGCAAGCGGCAGTTGATACTGTAGCACGCTATTTAGCAGGTTTGGATGTACCAAAGTCCGTTTATATCGAAACCGAATTAATTACAAAAGACAATGCTGAAGAATACTTAGCTGAGATTAAGGAATAG
- a CDS encoding ABC transporter permease, producing MAKSVVYKRLAITRSQKDFSLTRYATLLAFVGVVVLFSIITPTFFTAPNIANILSQSAILALVAIGLSFVIAIGGMDLSIAVSYDAGALMTILALQSGFSLVPAILLGLSAGVLIGLFNGLFVVKTKVTPFLVTLGTLFIIESVEKIVTRGGESIYLSGVSETFRYLGQGSFLVITTADGSRIDFKFSLILVIIVAIVTHFLLKKSVFGRRLYSIGAQKEAALLSGVPVNRYIIYAFVISAVICAFAGIIGSSVLNSFTPVSGRYYLLDAIGAVFIGSTLQKQGFANIPGTLIGVLLFGVLANGLNLAGLNFYWQSVARGIAILSILILDSSLQKQKTTKVEKQPMFFKKGQSMTKEE from the coding sequence ATGGCTAAATCAGTAGTTTACAAACGTCTAGCGATTACTCGGTCACAAAAAGATTTCTCACTTACTAGATATGCAACCTTACTCGCTTTTGTCGGGGTGGTCGTCTTATTTTCAATTATTACCCCCACATTTTTTACGGCCCCAAACATTGCTAATATTTTGAGTCAATCAGCTATTTTAGCATTAGTAGCAATTGGCTTATCGTTTGTCATAGCAATCGGGGGAATGGATTTATCGATTGCAGTATCCTATGATGCTGGTGCCCTTATGACCATTTTGGCACTGCAATCTGGTTTCAGTCTAGTTCCGGCTATTTTATTAGGCCTGAGCGCAGGTGTCTTAATTGGTCTTTTTAACGGATTATTTGTTGTAAAAACAAAGGTAACCCCCTTCTTAGTTACGCTTGGAACACTCTTTATTATCGAAAGTGTAGAAAAAATAGTAACCAGAGGCGGTGAGTCCATCTACCTGTCAGGAGTAAGTGAAACCTTTCGTTATTTAGGCCAAGGCAGTTTTTTAGTTATAACAACTGCAGATGGCAGCCGAATTGATTTTAAATTTTCACTTATTCTAGTGATCATTGTTGCGATTGTTACCCATTTTTTATTAAAAAAATCGGTATTTGGACGTAGGCTTTATTCGATTGGGGCGCAGAAGGAAGCGGCCTTGTTATCTGGTGTGCCTGTTAATCGCTATATTATTTATGCATTCGTGATAAGTGCTGTAATATGCGCCTTTGCTGGGATTATTGGGTCTTCTGTTTTAAATTCTTTCACACCAGTGAGCGGTCGCTATTATTTACTTGATGCAATCGGGGCTGTTTTTATTGGTAGTACCCTTCAAAAACAAGGGTTTGCCAATATTCCAGGGACATTAATTGGCGTGCTTTTGTTCGGGGTATTAGCGAATGGACTGAATTTAGCGGGGCTTAATTTTTATTGGCAAAGTGTAGCAAGAGGAATCGCCATTTTATCTATTTTAATACTTGATTCATCATTGCAGAAACAAAAAACAACTAAAGTCGAGAAACAACCTATGTTTTTTAAAAAGGGACAAAGTATGACAAAGGAGGAATAA
- a CDS encoding sugar ABC transporter ATP-binding protein gives MSDSIVLEMVGIDKVFPGVKALEQVSFQLIEGEIHGLLGENGAGKSTLMKVLAGIYSHDAGDILVHGQKQKKLNPKQVEKLGIYFIHQERYVVPTLTVAETLFLGKEKLYTSFGIMKRKIMEKQAEKFIKETVDVSIACNRLISELTVGEQQLIQICRAIIQQPKVLVFDEPTAVLAKQEKEKLFEIIRQLQKRSISIVYISHYFGEILEICDRITVLRDGKKVKTASTTNMTIEDMVYTITGKQLEEKKFEKDWQAGATLLEVKNLTKKHSFQDVSFKLKKGEIVGITGLMGSGYAEVGTAIFDSKDVIGGTITFEGNELSRLSPERSVALGIGYVPEDRRNHGIIKKMTVKQNTTLASLKSVSKSGLIQSKKESTKVQELIEKLDVRTPNLEEEIEFLSGGNQQKVVLAKWLHSGSKLFILNQPTAAVDVGAKAEIYQLIIELAKQGAGILLISQDLKELERLSDTVYVMYRGKIIDEIPGEKLTSDQLMLSMMGGNTVGTVNHG, from the coding sequence ATGTCGGATTCAATTGTTCTAGAAATGGTCGGAATTGATAAAGTTTTTCCGGGGGTTAAGGCATTGGAACAAGTGAGTTTTCAATTAATAGAAGGAGAAATTCATGGTTTGTTAGGTGAAAACGGTGCCGGGAAATCGACGTTAATGAAGGTGCTTGCAGGGATTTATAGCCATGATGCTGGAGATATTCTCGTTCATGGGCAGAAACAAAAGAAACTTAATCCCAAGCAGGTGGAGAAACTAGGTATCTATTTTATCCATCAGGAAAGGTATGTTGTTCCAACATTAACTGTAGCGGAAACATTATTCCTAGGAAAGGAAAAGTTGTATACTTCCTTTGGCATAATGAAACGTAAAATAATGGAAAAACAAGCAGAAAAGTTTATTAAAGAAACAGTGGATGTCTCGATTGCGTGTAATCGTCTCATCTCCGAATTAACTGTGGGTGAACAACAATTGATTCAGATATGTAGAGCAATCATTCAGCAACCAAAGGTGTTAGTTTTTGATGAACCGACAGCAGTACTAGCAAAACAAGAAAAAGAAAAACTATTTGAGATTATACGTCAGCTACAAAAACGTTCCATTTCAATTGTATATATTTCACATTACTTTGGAGAGATTCTAGAGATATGCGATCGGATCACTGTACTTAGAGATGGAAAAAAAGTTAAAACCGCCTCAACTACGAATATGACGATTGAAGATATGGTGTACACCATTACTGGGAAACAACTTGAGGAGAAGAAGTTTGAAAAGGATTGGCAAGCAGGTGCAACCCTACTAGAGGTAAAGAATCTAACAAAAAAACATAGTTTTCAAGACGTAAGTTTCAAATTGAAAAAAGGTGAAATTGTTGGGATTACAGGGTTAATGGGCTCTGGTTACGCTGAGGTAGGAACTGCCATATTTGATAGTAAAGATGTAATTGGAGGAACGATAACGTTTGAGGGGAATGAGCTAAGTCGTCTAAGTCCAGAACGTTCTGTAGCATTAGGCATTGGCTATGTCCCAGAAGATAGAAGAAATCACGGGATTATAAAGAAAATGACTGTCAAACAAAATACTACACTAGCAAGCTTGAAGAGTGTTAGTAAAAGTGGTCTCATCCAATCCAAAAAAGAAAGCACAAAAGTACAGGAGTTAATTGAGAAATTAGATGTCCGTACACCAAACCTGGAGGAAGAAATAGAGTTTTTAAGTGGTGGAAACCAACAAAAAGTAGTGTTAGCCAAATGGCTACATAGTGGCTCTAAACTTTTTATCCTTAATCAACCAACGGCGGCCGTTGATGTGGGAGCAAAAGCTGAGATTTACCAGTTAATTATCGAACTTGCAAAGCAAGGGGCTGGTATTCTTCTAATCTCTCAAGATCTTAAAGAGCTCGAACGATTAAGTGACACCGTATACGTCATGTACCGCGGTAAAATTATCGACGAAATCCCGGGAGAGAAATTAACGTCAGATCAGCTCATGTTATCGATGATGGGAGGGAATACAGTTGGCACAGTCAACCACGGTTAA
- a CDS encoding LLM class flavin-dependent oxidoreductase, producing MTKKRIYLNAFDMNCAGHQSPGLWKHPEDQSHRYKDSEYWVELAKILEKGRFDAVFIADVLGTYDVYQGSRDAAVRQAAQVPLNDPMFVVPLMAQVTKHLGFGVTASTSYEHPYIFARRMSTLDHLTKGRIGWNIVTSYLNSAAVNLGLDRQTSHNERYEIAEEYLEVCYKLWEGSWEDDAVVRDVESKVFADPGKVHDINHEGKYFKVPGAHLCEPSPQRTPVIFQAGSSSRGQEYAAKNAECVFISTPTKFIAKNYVDKLRAKVIEVGRNPEEIKVFSLFTPIVGKTQEEAEQKYAEYKQLSSYEGALALFGGWTGIDLSGYDPDHELQYVENDAVKSAIETFTKIDPNKKWTVKEVAEFVGIGGIGPVAVGTPDRIADIMEEWVSEAGVDGFNIAYAITPGTFKEFVEYVIPVLQDRGVVQREYTSTTLRGNLTGCNQLPETHPAKSYSKGLSIVGGE from the coding sequence ATGACGAAAAAACGTATTTATTTAAATGCTTTTGATATGAATTGTGCAGGACACCAATCGCCTGGATTATGGAAACATCCTGAGGATCAATCCCATCGATATAAAGATAGTGAGTACTGGGTTGAGCTTGCGAAAATTTTAGAAAAGGGACGCTTTGATGCGGTTTTTATTGCAGACGTATTGGGCACGTACGATGTTTATCAAGGCTCTAGGGATGCTGCAGTAAGACAGGCAGCACAAGTTCCGCTTAACGATCCGATGTTTGTTGTCCCATTAATGGCACAGGTTACGAAACATTTAGGCTTTGGGGTAACGGCCTCAACGAGCTATGAACATCCGTATATTTTCGCACGACGCATGTCAACATTAGATCATTTAACAAAGGGCCGGATCGGGTGGAATATAGTAACTTCATATTTAAATAGTGCCGCAGTCAATCTTGGATTAGATCGTCAAACTAGCCATAATGAGCGATATGAAATCGCAGAAGAATATCTTGAGGTGTGCTATAAGCTTTGGGAAGGCAGTTGGGAAGATGATGCGGTTGTGAGAGATGTAGAGAGTAAGGTATTCGCAGACCCGGGCAAGGTGCATGATATTAATCACGAAGGGAAATATTTCAAAGTTCCGGGGGCGCATTTGTGTGAACCATCACCTCAACGGACACCTGTCATTTTCCAAGCAGGCTCTTCCTCACGCGGTCAGGAATATGCGGCAAAGAATGCAGAATGTGTCTTTATTAGTACACCAACTAAATTCATAGCGAAAAACTATGTAGATAAGCTTCGAGCTAAAGTCATTGAAGTTGGAAGAAATCCAGAGGAAATTAAAGTGTTTAGCTTATTTACACCTATTGTTGGGAAAACGCAGGAGGAAGCAGAGCAAAAATATGCGGAATACAAACAGTTATCTAGTTATGAAGGTGCATTAGCTTTATTTGGTGGCTGGACTGGAATTGATCTTTCTGGATATGATCCAGACCACGAACTTCAATATGTGGAAAATGACGCGGTCAAATCAGCGATTGAAACATTTACGAAGATCGACCCGAATAAAAAATGGACGGTGAAGGAAGTTGCTGAATTTGTAGGTATTGGCGGGATTGGGCCAGTTGCAGTTGGTACGCCTGACCGTATCGCTGACATCATGGAAGAATGGGTCTCGGAGGCAGGCGTTGATGGCTTTAACATTGCTTATGCGATAACACCTGGTACATTCAAGGAATTTGTTGAATATGTCATTCCGGTTTTACAAGATAGAGGGGTAGTCCAAAGAGAGTATACAAGCACTACTTTGCGTGGGAATTTGACAGGTTGTAATCAGTTACCAGAAACCCATCCAGCTAAATCCTATTCAAAAGGACTATCTATAGTGGGAGGGGAGTAA
- a CDS encoding ABC transporter permease yields MAQSTTVKQSTLSLPNLWKYSGYIVFILVALFFSLSTSTFLTYGNIINILVQSSALGVAACGITAILIGGGNHVIRGGMDLSIANNLALNTAVIAVLLQSGFSFWTAVGLSLLCSVAVGIVNAIVVVHFKVIPLLATLAMMYLLQGVELLLTKNTVVSIDNPTLKFIANETLLNIPIPIIVFGVIAISMYIVFNKTVLGQWVYASGGNSGAATNAGINVNAVVAFTYILAAVLASIASLLVSSRLAGSVPGIGNLMLLDVLLAGLMSAIFSRLSMPNIHGAILSAIFVGMLTNGFTLIQVPTYWIYAIKGALILFAVTITTKQQRRLTSNG; encoded by the coding sequence TTGGCACAGTCAACCACGGTTAAACAGTCCACGCTGTCACTTCCAAATCTATGGAAATATAGTGGGTATATTGTTTTTATACTGGTAGCATTATTCTTTTCCTTGAGTACAAGTACGTTTTTAACCTATGGAAATATTATCAATATTCTTGTACAGTCTAGTGCTCTAGGTGTTGCAGCATGTGGAATTACTGCCATTCTTATTGGAGGTGGCAACCATGTTATTCGAGGTGGAATGGATTTATCCATTGCCAACAATTTAGCATTAAACACGGCTGTCATTGCTGTTCTCCTTCAATCAGGTTTTAGTTTTTGGACAGCAGTTGGATTAAGTCTCTTATGTAGTGTGGCTGTTGGAATCGTCAATGCAATTGTTGTCGTCCATTTTAAAGTAATCCCATTATTAGCTACATTAGCCATGATGTATTTATTACAAGGGGTTGAGTTATTACTCACAAAAAACACGGTGGTAAGTATTGATAATCCAACGTTAAAGTTTATTGCAAATGAAACGCTTTTGAATATTCCGATTCCGATTATTGTTTTCGGCGTTATCGCAATCAGTATGTATATTGTTTTCAATAAAACTGTCCTCGGTCAGTGGGTTTATGCATCAGGTGGAAATTCAGGTGCTGCAACCAATGCAGGAATTAATGTAAATGCCGTTGTTGCGTTTACGTATATACTTGCTGCTGTACTAGCAAGTATTGCCAGTCTGCTAGTTTCATCGCGGTTAGCTGGTAGTGTACCAGGTATTGGGAATTTAATGCTACTAGACGTTTTATTGGCTGGTTTAATGAGTGCTATTTTTTCAAGGTTATCTATGCCGAATATTCACGGTGCAATCTTAAGTGCAATATTTGTTGGGATGTTAACGAACGGTTTTACATTAATCCAGGTTCCAACCTATTGGATCTATGCTATTAAAGGTGCACTTATTCTGTTTGCCGTTACGATTACGACTAAGCAACAAAGGAGGTTAACGTCCAATGGCTAA
- a CDS encoding YezD family protein, with protein MNSLDETKVNHILSTLKGIEYGSLVITVHNGEITQIDVTEKKRFTLKKTENKNNG; from the coding sequence GTGAATAGCTTAGATGAGACAAAAGTAAATCATATACTATCAACCCTAAAGGGAATCGAATACGGTTCTTTAGTTATTACGGTCCATAATGGAGAAATTACACAAATTGATGTAACTGAAAAAAAACGATTTACGCTAAAAAAAACCGAGAATAAAAATAATGGATAG
- a CDS encoding DUF2269 family protein has translation MSLYGIILVIHILAAVCGLGAVFANPSIMKRGTNVEKAKQALETAKDVEKYAKIGSITLLVTGLILGAINPSLFTQAWYITALVIYLAVQPIVAYMIPKRAEKLYLMLQNQDSNELPSDFMPIAMQIGKLDNIARVSVLILIILMSLKPF, from the coding sequence ATGAGTTTGTATGGCATAATCTTAGTAATTCATATCCTTGCAGCGGTTTGTGGTTTAGGTGCTGTGTTTGCCAACCCTTCAATCATGAAGAGAGGTACGAACGTGGAGAAGGCAAAACAAGCATTAGAAACAGCTAAAGACGTAGAAAAGTATGCGAAAATAGGAAGTATTACACTCCTCGTAACGGGATTAATATTGGGTGCAATTAATCCGTCTTTATTTACTCAAGCCTGGTACATTACTGCTTTAGTTATATATCTAGCTGTACAGCCAATCGTTGCTTATATGATCCCGAAAAGAGCAGAAAAGTTATATTTGATGTTACAAAACCAAGATAGCAACGAATTACCAAGTGATTTTATGCCAATTGCGATGCAAATCGGAAAGCTGGATAATATTGCTCGAGTTTCAGTTCTTATCCTAATTATCTTAATGTCACTTAAGCCATTCTAG
- a CDS encoding chromate transporter: MSTSVGVIEIMMVIMFSTLFSIGGGNGPLAVIQNQWVKTGVLDAGLFTWAIALSYLAPGPRAGFLSGIGYYMYGFPGAIAAVIGIVIPTCIGSSLISFGLKKIEPIIKKVTLSAGFVISGLITVAAWETAVPMELVGMEIFAVIVISFVISKWKIEPIWIILGAAFLGLITYLL; this comes from the coding sequence ATGAGTACATCGGTAGGCGTGATAGAAATAATGATGGTCATTATGTTTAGTACATTATTTTCAATTGGAGGCGGGAACGGTCCACTAGCAGTGATACAAAACCAATGGGTGAAAACAGGAGTATTAGACGCTGGATTATTTACATGGGCGATTGCATTAAGCTATCTGGCACCAGGACCTAGAGCAGGCTTTTTGTCTGGTATAGGCTATTATATGTACGGCTTTCCTGGAGCGATTGCGGCAGTTATTGGGATCGTTATTCCCACATGTATAGGCTCTTCTTTAATTTCATTCGGTTTAAAGAAAATCGAACCAATCATAAAAAAAGTTACTCTTTCAGCCGGTTTTGTTATATCTGGCTTAATCACTGTTGCGGCATGGGAAACAGCAGTACCAATGGAATTAGTAGGAATGGAAATCTTTGCCGTTATAGTCATATCATTTGTAATCTCCAAATGGAAAATTGAACCTATATGGATTATTCTTGGAGCCGCGTTTTTAGGGTTGATAACTTATTTACTGTAA
- a CDS encoding chromate transporter: MKEQNIDSIKIAQISLLSLSLSFFRIGVTTFGGMWANAHKIEGILVHQNRWISLQELQSMMVAAALIPAPQFMSFGALIGFKLKGWIGSFIAVFSLILPGALVVLIGVLIISPSLLSGPLEPVRRFVGIAVIGLLLGNAYLQLNSPNITGIERIIGISLTLLVAISSIIGVPILISSICGFILGAFFIRNKASESDS, encoded by the coding sequence TTGAAAGAACAGAACATCGATTCCATAAAAATAGCACAAATCAGTCTATTATCTCTTTCCTTAAGTTTCTTTAGGATAGGAGTGACAACTTTCGGAGGAATGTGGGCAAATGCTCACAAAATTGAGGGTATTCTTGTCCATCAGAACCGTTGGATTTCCTTACAAGAATTACAATCCATGATGGTTGCAGCCGCACTAATTCCCGCACCTCAATTCATGTCATTTGGCGCTTTAATTGGATTTAAACTGAAAGGATGGATAGGAAGCTTTATCGCGGTCTTCTCGTTAATTTTACCAGGCGCATTAGTTGTTTTAATCGGTGTTCTCATCATAAGTCCCTCTTTACTTTCAGGGCCATTAGAGCCAGTGCGCCGATTTGTTGGAATCGCAGTCATTGGATTATTGCTTGGTAATGCTTATCTGCAATTAAATAGTCCGAATATTACTGGCATAGAACGAATAATTGGCATAAGTCTTACCTTATTAGTTGCGATCTCCTCCATTATTGGAGTCCCTATACTTATCTCATCAATTTGTGGCTTTATACTAGGTGCGTTCTTCATTCGTAATAAAGCGTCGGAAAGTGACAGTTAA